The Lactobacillus sp. ESL0680 genome has a segment encoding these proteins:
- a CDS encoding ABC transporter ATP-binding protein: MVLKIEHLTGGYTGVPVIKDINLEIKPGEALGLIGLNGAGKSTTIKHLLGLLRPQKGTIILNDVELTKQPTKFKQQVAYIPETPVLYPELTLAEHLELTMLAYKLDEQTAWSRAKELLKLFRLDDKLDWLPVHFSKGMKQKVMIVTAFLADTSLLVIDEPFTGLDPLAVANLIDLIKQAIANDKMVLMTTHVLADAEQAISNYAVLNNGTIEVIGSLDEIRAHYGLKSSDAFDKLYQVLNQEQQHA; the protein is encoded by the coding sequence ATGGTTCTTAAGATTGAACACTTAACTGGTGGCTACACAGGAGTACCAGTAATTAAAGATATTAACTTAGAAATTAAACCGGGTGAGGCATTAGGCTTAATCGGGCTTAACGGTGCGGGAAAATCAACGACAATCAAGCATTTGCTGGGGTTGTTAAGACCGCAGAAGGGGACAATTATCCTTAACGATGTGGAATTAACTAAGCAGCCGACTAAGTTTAAGCAGCAGGTTGCTTATATTCCAGAAACGCCAGTTTTGTATCCGGAATTGACCTTGGCAGAACATCTGGAATTGACAATGCTGGCTTATAAGCTTGATGAGCAAACAGCTTGGTCACGGGCAAAGGAATTGTTAAAGCTGTTTCGTTTGGATGATAAGTTGGACTGGCTACCCGTTCACTTTTCTAAGGGAATGAAACAAAAGGTAATGATTGTGACGGCCTTTTTGGCTGATACTAGCTTACTAGTGATTGACGAGCCATTTACGGGTCTTGATCCGTTAGCTGTTGCCAATCTGATAGACTTAATCAAACAGGCAATTGCGAATGATAAGATGGTCTTAATGACGACCCACGTGTTAGCAGATGCCGAACAGGCAATTTCTAATTATGCAGTTTTGAATAATGGCACGATTGAGGTAATTGGCAGTCTTGATGAGATTCGGGCTCATTATGGTTTGAAGTCAAGTGATGCATTTGATAAACTTTATCAGGTTTTGAATCAGGAGCAGCAACATGCGTAA
- a CDS encoding HIT family protein, with protein sequence MNQLDEDCLFCKIIRGDVPSYTVFENDDVKAFLDLSQVNPGHTLMVPKKHITNLFDYTTEDARRFLQYIPEIANAIKKFDPKITGMNINTNNGASANQVVMHSHIHFVPRFESDGLKLATRNNADKYSEADYQKIADEIKAQF encoded by the coding sequence ATGAATCAATTAGACGAAGATTGTTTATTTTGTAAAATTATTCGTGGGGACGTGCCCAGCTACACTGTCTTTGAAAATGATGACGTTAAAGCTTTTCTAGATCTTTCGCAAGTCAACCCTGGCCACACCTTGATGGTTCCCAAAAAGCATATTACCAACCTATTTGACTACACAACAGAAGATGCCAGACGCTTTTTGCAATATATCCCAGAAATTGCTAACGCTATTAAAAAGTTTGATCCAAAAATCACTGGCATGAACATTAACACTAATAACGGTGCTAGTGCCAACCAAGTTGTCATGCACTCACACATTCACTTTGTTCCTCGGTTTGAAAGTGACGGTCTTAAACTTGCTACCCGCAATAATGCCGACAAGTATAGTGAAGCAGATTACCAAAAGATTGCTGATGAGATTAAGGCTCAATTCTAA
- a CDS encoding peptidylprolyl isomerase PrsA, translating into MKKYLKKAAAVIAVAGIALSTAACSNGGKTVASYKGGKITQNDYYNEMKKSQAGQSALANMIINHVLDQQYGSKVSKDQVNKQFNNYKKQYGSQFSAVLQQQGMTESSFKDNLKTTLLSEAALKDIKKVSKSQEDKAWKSYQPKVTVQHILVTKKSTAEDIISQLKDGKSFKTLAKKYSTDTATKSNAGKLPTFDSTDTSLDAGFKKAAFQLKTGEITKTPVKSQYGYHIIKMINHPAKGSFASHKKEIDDQIYQSMSQDQETMRDVIATVLKKADVSIKDDDLKNVLASYVSKSDSSK; encoded by the coding sequence ATGAAAAAATATTTGAAAAAGGCAGCTGCAGTAATCGCTGTAGCTGGAATCGCATTATCAACTGCTGCTTGTTCTAACGGCGGCAAAACCGTTGCTTCATACAAGGGTGGTAAAATTACTCAAAATGATTACTACAACGAAATGAAGAAGTCGCAAGCTGGTCAATCAGCTTTGGCTAACATGATTATTAACCATGTTTTGGACCAACAATACGGCAGCAAGGTTTCTAAGGATCAAGTTAACAAACAATTTAACAATTATAAGAAACAATACGGTTCTCAATTCAGCGCCGTTTTGCAACAACAAGGCATGACTGAATCAAGCTTTAAGGATAACTTGAAGACTACTCTGCTTTCCGAAGCAGCTTTGAAAGACATCAAGAAAGTTTCTAAGAGTCAAGAAGACAAGGCTTGGAAGTCATACCAACCTAAAGTTACTGTTCAACATATCTTGGTTACTAAGAAGTCAACAGCCGAAGACATTATCAGCCAATTAAAGGATGGTAAGAGCTTCAAGACTTTAGCTAAGAAGTACTCAACAGATACTGCTACTAAGTCAAATGCTGGTAAGTTACCTACATTCGATTCAACTGATACTAGTCTAGATGCTGGCTTCAAGAAGGCTGCATTCCAATTAAAGACTGGTGAAATCACCAAGACTCCAGTTAAGTCTCAATATGGTTACCATATTATCAAGATGATTAACCACCCAGCTAAGGGTTCATTTGCTTCACACAAGAAGGAAATTGATGACCAAATTTACCAATCAATGTCACAAGACCAAGAAACAATGCGCGATGTCATCGCAACAGTCTTAAAGAAGGCTGATGTTTCAATCAAGGATGATGACTTGAAGAATGTTTTGGCATCTTACGTTTCTAAGAGTGATTCAAGCAAATAA